The genomic region CGCATATTCACCTTGTATATTTGGGTGATTTTTTTCTAATTCAGTCTTTACTTCTTCAAAAACGGCTTCTTTATCCATGTCTGGATTAATATAAACATCTATTGCTGAAATAACTTCTTCTGTCCCCATGTCTTCTTTAGATGCTTCTGATACATAAGAATAAGAGCCTGTTAATGAAAACATTCCTGCTTCAGCTAAAACTCCAACTACTTCATAATAAGTTCCTTTTAAATTAACACCTTTACCAAGGGCTTCCTCTGGATTTTCGAACATAGTCTTAGCTGTATTATAGTCGAGTACTATAAGCCTTCTATTATCTTCCGCTTCAGTCATTACTCTTCCATGAAGAATATTTAGGCTTTTACCTTCATAAGTATCTAAAATTACCATAGTCTGCTTATCAAAGTAGGAAATATCACTCATAACAATACTCATTCCTGCAATACTTCCTTGTGCCGCTTCCACCTTCTGCACTCCTTCAATTCTTGTAATTGAATTTAAGTCTGACTTAGTGAAGGGCTCTATTAAACTATAATCTGCTCCTAGATTATCTGGTTGAAAATAAACATTTATTTTATTTGCGCTTGTATCTTCTGAAGACTGAACCACTTCTCTCTTTAATCCATTTCCAATAGATAATATTGTAACGACAGAACTTATTCCTATAATTATTCCAATCATAGTTAAAAAGGTTCTCAGCTTATGAGATTTTAAACTAGAAATTGCTGTTTTTATTAAATTAGCTACTGACATACTACATCTCCTTTGTGGCAACCCCATCTTTAATTTGGATTACCTTATTAGCATAACTTACTAAATCTTTATCATGAGTTACCATAATTATAGTTTTATTATCCTTATTTAAATTTTTAAGTATTTCCATAATTTCTGCACTTGTATTACTATCCAATGCACCTGTTGGCTCATCTGCAAATATTACATAAGGATTATTTATTAAAGCTCTGGCAATAGCAATACGCTGCTGCTGCCCCCCGGATAATTCTGTTGGAAATTGATTTTTCTTTTCTAATAATCCAACTAAATCTAAATATTTTTCTACAGCCTCTTTTCTTTCCTTAACAGCTACTTTACCCTTATATAACAATGGAAGTTCTACATTTTGTGCAATCGTTAAAGATTCAATTAAGTGAAATTGTTGAAATATAAAGCCCATATAATTATTTCTAAGCTCTGATCTTTCATTTTCATTAAAATTAGTTACGTCCTTACCATTAAATATATATTGTCCACTATCAAAACTATCAAGTAATCCAAGAAGATTTAATAAGGTTGTTTTCCCGCTTCCTGACTTACCCATTATTACTAAAAAATCTCCCTGTTCTATTTCTAAATTTATAGATTTTAAGGCATGAAGTTTATCATTTTTTAATTTATAGTACTTATTAATATCTTTTAACTCTATAACATTACTCAACAGGCATACCTTCTTTCATTTCTTCAGTAGGAAGTTCTACTATTTGATCTTCTTCCACTAACCCGCTATTAACAATAACTTTATCCCCCTCAGCTTCTGTATAGTTAATTTCTTGTTTAACTAGCAGGTTGTCCTCTACTTTATAGACATAAGTTTTACCTTCTTCATTAATAAGGGAACTTTTAGGTATTTCTATAGGACTGTCTGTTAACTCCACAACTGCTTGAACATGAAATCCATTAATTAATTTTTCTTGAGAATCTAAATTAATTTTCACTTCATAATAAGATAAATCAGATGCTGCTGTTGAATTTAATTGGGATGCAGCTGGAATAGCATTACTTATTGGTCTATCTCCTAAAGAAGCAATTTTACCTTTAACAATATCTCCACTTGATAATATTGTTGCTTCTACTGCTTGTTCTGCTTTAATCTTCAAATAATCTTTCTCACTTACGCTGCCTTTTATATATAGTGTATCTGATTCTATGATTATATAAGGCTGGGTAGCGTCCTTCTCATTATCACTTAATATTATTCTTCCATCTATAGGGGAAGTTACAGTATAATATTCCTTTTCACTTAAGGAAGCTATCTGCTTTTCATAAAGGCTAATTTGATTATCTACAGCAGTTGTTGATATTTGAGTTGAAGCTAAATTTTCAGTTTGAAATTTAGTATCTGATTGCTGTACTAAAAGGTTAAGTTCTTCCTGTGAAGCTTTTTTTTCTTGTTCTTGAGCCTGTTTCTTTAATAATTCTTCTTGTTTTTTTAATTCTTCCTTTTGAGCTAATAATTCTTGCCTCTCCTTTTTGGCAGCTTCAAGCTGAAGATTTAGTTGAGCAATTTGATCAGTTATTTGTTCATTTTTATATGTAAATAAGGTATCCCCCTTCTTTACTGTTTGTCCATTTTCTACTGATAAGATCTCAACTGCTCCTTTTGTAGGATCTAGATATATTTCTTCCTTTTCCATTGGTACAATAGTCCCATTAATAAATACT from Clostridium isatidis harbors:
- a CDS encoding ABC transporter permease — protein: MSVANLIKTAISSLKSHKLRTFLTMIGIIIGISSVVTILSIGNGLKREVVQSSEDTSANKINVYFQPDNLGADYSLIEPFTKSDLNSITRIEGVQKVEAAQGSIAGMSIVMSDISYFDKQTMVILDTYEGKSLNILHGRVMTEAEDNRRLIVLDYNTAKTMFENPEEALGKGVNLKGTYYEVVGVLAEAGMFSLTGSYSYVSEASKEDMGTEEVISAIDVYINPDMDKEAVFEEVKTELEKNHPNIQGEYALQDPQAITKVFEKIIGGLTAFIALITGISLFVGGIGVMNIMYVSVSERKREIGIRRAIGAKPKSILLQFLFEAIIITGIGGLLGILSGYLFSKVVGIFIPFEPVLTLGSFLGSTFTSVIVGIVFGIIPASKASKMDPIKAIYL
- a CDS encoding efflux RND transporter periplasmic adaptor subunit — protein: MKKRKLVIGTILIAAINIVISGCTSLNSKETKMKLLSIPSKEKVFINGTIVPMEKEEIYLDPTKGAVEILSVENGQTVKKGDTLFTYKNEQITDQIAQLNLQLEAAKKERQELLAQKEELKKQEELLKKQAQEQEKKASQEELNLLVQQSDTKFQTENLASTQISTTAVDNQISLYEKQIASLSEKEYYTVTSPIDGRIILSDNEKDATQPYIIIESDTLYIKGSVSEKDYLKIKAEQAVEATILSSGDIVKGKIASLGDRPISNAIPAASQLNSTAASDLSYYEVKINLDSQEKLINGFHVQAVVELTDSPIEIPKSSLINEEGKTYVYKVEDNLLVKQEINYTEAEGDKVIVNSGLVEEDQIVELPTEEMKEGMPVE
- a CDS encoding ABC transporter ATP-binding protein; this translates as MLSNVIELKDINKYYKLKNDKLHALKSINLEIEQGDFLVIMGKSGSGKTTLLNLLGLLDSFDSGQYIFNGKDVTNFNENERSELRNNYMGFIFQQFHLIESLTIAQNVELPLLYKGKVAVKERKEAVEKYLDLVGLLEKKNQFPTELSGGQQQRIAIARALINNPYVIFADEPTGALDSNTSAEIMEILKNLNKDNKTIIMVTHDKDLVSYANKVIQIKDGVATKEM